The following is a genomic window from bacterium.
ACCCTCCCCGCTCCCGAAATCGAGGGCCGAGGACGGGTCGCCGGCGCCGGCGAAGGCAAAGCTCGAAACCAGCACCCTGGTCTTCGTCGACTCGCAGGCCGGGCACACTTGAGCAGTGTCCCGCTCCGCGAACCTGGTCAGGACGTCGAAGGTTTCAGAGCAGCTCTCGCACCGATACTCGTAGATGGGCATCTCATGAACGATTCTAAGCTGGTTGAGCTCGCGCGCATGATCTCGGAGTGGCCCGGGCTCGTCGCCCGGCCGGACATGGATCTGGTGGCGGATTCGCTCGCGCTGCTCGAGCACCTCGACACCGCGCGCACCCTGGTGGACGTGGGCTCCGGCGCCGGGCTGCCCGGCCTGCCGCTCAAGATCGAGCAGCCGGAGTTGAGCGTGACCTTGATCGAAGCCGATCAGGACAAGGCGGCGTTCCTGGTGCACGCGTGCGCCGCGCTGGGGTTGAAGGGAGTGGAGGTCGTGGCCAGGCGGGCCGAGGAGGTGGGGCACGACCCGAAGTTCCGCGAGGCGTTCGACGTCGCGGTGGCGCGCGCGCTGGCGCCGATGCCCGTGCTGGCCGAGCTGTGCCTGCCCCTGGTTCGGGTCG
Proteins encoded in this region:
- a CDS encoding zinc ribbon domain-containing protein — protein: MPIYEYRCESCSETFDVLTRFAERDTAQVCPACESTKTRVLVSSFAFAGAGDPSSALDFGSGEGGGGGCCGGSCGSCGSGPN
- the rsmG gene encoding 16S rRNA (guanine(527)-N(7))-methyltransferase RsmG, whose protein sequence is MNDSKLVELARMISEWPGLVARPDMDLVADSLALLEHLDTARTLVDVGSGAGLPGLPLKIEQPELSVTLIEADQDKAAFLVHACAALGLKGVEVVARRAEEVGHDPKFREAFDVAVARALAPMPVLAELCLPLVRVGGRLLAMKTRGEDLAPARHAIQTMGGELLAVLPAPSAARESGTVVVVDKLRPTPPAYPRRPGVPARKPL